A region from the Tahibacter amnicola genome encodes:
- a CDS encoding ABC transporter permease, which yields MSLRRLLSIVVKELRQLRRDRLTFAMIIGIPTMQLLLFGFAINLDIRHLDAALLDAANTARSRELVAELASTRVVAIRYRVNHPQELDALLRQGRISVGIVIPADFEARLERGDRAPLQMVVDGSEQVVQQAARQLAAFPLERLRDPGARPAHTAEIVNFYNPERRAAVNTVPGLVGVILTMTMVMFTAMALVRERERGNLEMLIATPVSPWELTIGKVLPFVAIGLVQVTVVLILGKLIFAVPIRGLLIEVYAAALLFILASLSLGVFLSTLARSQFQAMQLAFFTFLPQILLSGFMFPFAGMPRVAQWIAEILPMTHFLRLIRGIALRGAGLADLWQELVALTAFTAIVLSIAVMRVSKRLD from the coding sequence ATGAGCCTGCGCCGCCTCCTCTCGATCGTGGTGAAAGAGCTGCGCCAGCTCCGGCGCGACCGTCTCACCTTTGCCATGATCATCGGCATCCCCACGATGCAGCTGCTGCTGTTCGGGTTTGCGATCAACCTGGATATCCGCCACCTGGACGCTGCGTTGCTGGACGCGGCCAACACGGCGCGAAGCCGGGAGCTGGTTGCGGAACTGGCATCCACGCGCGTGGTGGCAATCCGCTATCGCGTCAATCATCCACAGGAGCTGGACGCGCTGTTGCGCCAGGGCCGGATCAGCGTCGGCATCGTCATTCCGGCCGATTTCGAGGCCAGGCTCGAACGCGGCGACCGCGCGCCGCTGCAGATGGTAGTCGACGGATCCGAGCAGGTGGTGCAGCAGGCAGCGCGGCAACTGGCGGCCTTTCCGCTCGAACGCCTGCGCGATCCCGGCGCGCGCCCGGCGCACACGGCAGAAATTGTCAATTTCTATAATCCGGAGCGGCGGGCCGCGGTCAATACGGTACCCGGGCTCGTCGGCGTGATCCTCACCATGACGATGGTGATGTTCACCGCAATGGCGCTGGTCCGCGAACGCGAACGCGGCAACCTGGAGATGCTGATCGCCACGCCCGTATCGCCATGGGAACTGACCATCGGCAAGGTGCTGCCTTTCGTCGCGATCGGCCTGGTGCAGGTGACGGTCGTGCTGATTCTCGGCAAGCTGATCTTCGCGGTACCCATCCGCGGCCTGCTGATCGAGGTCTATGCTGCTGCACTGCTCTTCATCCTGGCGTCGCTGTCGCTTGGCGTATTTCTCTCCACGCTCGCGCGCAGCCAGTTTCAGGCGATGCAGCTGGCGTTCTTCACGTTCCTGCCGCAAATCCTGCTTTCGGGCTTCATGTTTCCGTTCGCCGGCATGCCACGCGTGGCGCAATGGATTGCCGAGATCCTTCCGATGACGCATTTCCTGCGCCTGATCCGCGGCATTGCGCTGCGCGGTGCCGGACTGGCCGACCTGTGGCAGGAACTGGTGGCGCTGACCGCGTTCACGGCAATCGTGTTGAGCATCGCGGTGATGCGCGTGAGCAAACGCCTGGACTGA